The genomic DNA GAAGAAGGTGCTCGGCTATTTCGAGATCGGCAGGTCGGAGGGCGCGACGATTGCTACCGGCGGCCACAAGGTCGATGGTCCCGGCGGCGGCTGCTACGTCGCCCCGACGCTCTTTACCGGCGCCAACAACCAGATGCGCATCGCGCAGGAGGAGATCTTCGGCCCCGTCCTGACGGCGATTCCGTTCAAGGACGAAGCCGAGGCGCTCGCGCTCGCCAACGATGTCCAGTATGGCCTCACCGGCTATCTCTGGACATCGGACGTCACGCGCGCCTTCCGCCTCACCGACCGGCTGCAGGCCGGCATGATCTGGGTCAATTCGGAGAATGTGCGCCATCTGCCGACGCCGTTCGGCGGCGTGAAGAGTTCCGGTATCGGACGCGACGGTGGAGATTGGTCGTTCGATTTCTATATGGAGACGAAGAACGTGGCGTTTGCGACCAAGGCGCATAACATCCAGAAATTGGGCGGCTAAGCGGTCCGCAGCAGATCAAGGAGGACATCATGGCATTGCCGACGCCTAACCTTTATCCGCCGTTCAATATCGTACGTCTCAGTCATGTCGAATTTGGCGTGAGCGATCTCGCCAAGTCCCGCGCGTTCTATGTCGACACGCTCGGTCTGCAGGTGACCGACGAGAGCTCCGATGCGATCTACCTTCGCGCGATGGAAGAGCGCGGGCACCATTGCATCGTGCTGAGGAAGTCCGACAAGATCGAGGCCCGCGATCTCGGCTTCAAATTGTTCGGCGAGGAAGACCTCGACAAGGCCGTCCACTTCTTCAAGAGCAAGGATTTGCCGGTCGAATGGGTGGAGCGTCCCTATCAATCGCGCACGTTCCGCACCCGCGATCCCCACGGCATTCCGCTCGAGTTCTATTCCAAGATGGACAGGCTGCCGCCCATCCACCAGAAATACGCTCTCTACAAGGGCGTGAAGCCGCTCCGCATCGACCACTTCAATTGCTTCTCGCCGAACGTCGATGAATCCGTCGCCTTCTACAACGAGATCGGCTTCCGCGTGACGGAGTACACGGCGGATGAGGAGACCGGACGCTTATGGGCCGCCTGGACCCACCGCAAAGGCGGCGTTCACGATCTCGCCTTCACCAATGGCCGCGGCCCGCGCCTGCACCACACGGCATTCTGGGTGCCGACCCCGCTCAACATCATCGATCTGCTCGACCTCATGGCAACGACGGGGTGGGTCTCCAACATCGAACGTGGTCCAGGTCGCCACGGCATCTCGAATGCCTTCTTCCTCTACATCCTCGATCCCGATGGCCACCGCATCGAAATCTACTGCTCGGACTACCAGACGGTCGATCCCGATCTCGAGCCGATCAAATGGGACCTGAAGGATCCGCAGCGTCAGACGCTGTGGGGAGCGCCCGCGCCGAAATCCTGGTTCGAGCACGGCAGCCTCTTCGCCGGAGTTGCGCCGCGCGACGCCGAGCTGGCGGCCCAGCCGATCATCGCTCCCTGATCGGGCCGAGAACACAGTAGAAGAAAGGCCACGCATGTCTCGTCCGAGGTTCATCAGCTTCACCCGCAACGGCTCGCTCGGCTATGGCTTGCTGGTGGATCGCGGTGTCATCGATCTGTCCCGGCGTCACGGCAAGCGCTGGTCCTCTTTGCGTGAAGTGATCGAAGACGGCGCGTTGCAGTCCCTGGCCGAAGAGAGCGCCGCGCTGTCGGCGGATTTTCCGGTCGAGGACATCCGCTATGAAATTCCGGTGCCGGCACCGGAAAAGATCATCTGCGTCGGCGTCAACTTTCCCGACCGCAACGAGGAATACAAAGACGGGCAGGCGGCCCCCTCCAATCCCTCGCTCTTCATCCGCTTTCCGCGCTCGTTCACGGGCCATGAACAAGCCCTGCTGCGTCCCCCCGAGAGCCCGCAGCTCGATTACGAAGGCGAGATCGTCATCGTGATCGGCAAGGGCGGTCGCCGCATTGCGCAAGCCGCGGCGCTCGACCATATCGCCGCGCTGTCGCTATGCAACGAAGGCACGATCCGCGATTGGGTCCGGCACGCCAAGTTCAACGTGACGCAGGGCAAGAATTTTGACGGTACCGGTTCGATCGGACCCTGGCTTGTCCCCTATACCGATGAGAGCCAGCTTGCCGACATCAGGCTGGAAACCCGGGTCAACGGTGAAGTCCGCCAGCAGGACCGCACCAGCCGGATGATCTTCTCCTTCCGCAAGATCATCAACTACATCTCCACGTTCACGACCCTGGTTCCCGGCGATGTCATCGTGACGGGTACGCCGACGGGTGCGGGCGCGCGTTTCGATCCGCCGATCTGGCTCAAGCCCGGCGACGTCGTCGAGGTGGAGGCGGAGGGCATCGGCGTGCTCCGCAACACGGTCGCGGATGAGGCGTGATCTCCGATCACGTCGGCAAGGCGGCACGCACGCGAATGCGGCCCTCGTCGTCCACGACGATCGGAATGGCATCGAGCACGCAGTCCTGGCCGAGTCCTTCGACGCCAACGCCGTCCCGAACGCGGAATCCGGCGCTGTGATTGGTGCACCGAAGCACCGCACCGTCCGCGCTCAGCACGTTGGAGCCGCGATGATCGAGCGGCAGGTACTGGTGGGGACATGCGTTGACATAGGCCACCAAAGTGCCCGCCGACCTCACGATCAGGACCGGAAAATCAGCCGGGCCGAACTTGATGGATTTGAGGCTTCCTTCGCCGATGTCAACGGCCTCGCACAGGATTGCGCCTTCGGCTGGAGCGCCGCGATAGCTCTTCCATGCGTCAGATATGGCTGCCTCCCTCAGGACGCCTTAAGCACGCCGCGCTGAATCTGGTCGGCCTCGATGCTCTCGAACAGGGCCTTGAAATTGCCCTCGCCAAAACCGTCGTCGCCCTTCCTCTGGATGAACTCGAAGAAGATCGGGCCGATCACGGTCTTGGAGAAGATCTGGAGCAGGATGCGGGTCGCCCCGCCATTGACGACACCTTCACCGTCGATCAGGATTCCGTGCTTGCGCATGCGATCGAGCGGCTCGGTGTGGCCCTTCACGCGGTCGAACGATTTGTCGTAATAGATCGAGGGCGGGCCCGGCATGAATTCGAGCCCGCGGCCGGCGATGGCGTCGGTCGCCGCATAGATGTCGTCGGTGCCGACGGCGATGTGCTGGATGCCTTCGCCCTTGTACTGGCGCAGATATTCTTCGATCTGGCTCTTGTCGTCGGCGCTTTCGTTGATCGGGATTCGGATCTTGCCGCAGGGTGACGTCAGGGCGCGCGAGGTCAGGCCGGTCAGCTTGCCCGAAATGTCGAAGTAGCGGATCTCGCGGAAATTGAACGTCTGGCTGTAGAACTTGTACCAGGTGTCCATGTTTCCGCGCATGACGTTGTGCGTGAGGTGATCGAGATAGTAGAACCCCACGCCCTTCGGAGCCGGATCGACCTCACCGATCCAGTCATACTCGGCGGAATAGGGCGAGCCTTTCGCGCCGTAGGTCTCGACCAGGTACAGCAGGGATCCGCCGATGCCGACGACGGCCGGCACGTCGAGCGACTTGTCGTTGCCGGTATATTCGGTGCCGCCGAGCTCGAGGACGCGCTTCAGCGCGTGTTTGGCGTCGACGACGCGCCAGGCCATCGCCGGCGCGCAAGGCCCGTGCTCGGCGACGAAGCGCGCGGCATGGGAGTTCGGCTCCCGGTTCAGGACGTAATTGATCTTTCCCTGGCGCCAAAGGGAGATGTCCTTGGTCTTGTGCCGGGCGACCTCCGTGTAGCCCATCTGCTCGAAGAGCTTGGCGAGCTTCTGCGGCTCCGGATGGGCGAACTCGACGAACTCGAAGCCATCGGTGCCGGCCGGGTTGATTGCCGAAATGGTGGCGGGTGGGGCATCGTGAGGGAAGGGGCCCAATGTCGCGCTCCTGGAATGGGATCTGCTCCGACACGAAATATACTGCCGCCCGGCTGCACGATCTCCGCAAAATCCGCTCGACAAAGCCCAGCTATGCGTGAAACATGCGAATATCTGCAGTTTCGCGCAAGGATCACGCATGGACCAGTTCGACGTCAAATTGCTGCAGGCGCTTCAATCCGATGGACGTCTGTCGAATTTCGAGCTGGCCGACATCGTGGGTTTGTCGGCATCGCAATGCTCACGCCGCCGCGCCGCGCTCGAAGATGCCGGCGCGATTGCGAGCTACCACGCCCATCTCGACCGAGAAGCGCTCGGACTCGGCATCGTCGTCTTCGTGCAGGTGACGCTTGCGACCCACTCGCCGGACAATTCGCGGCGCTTCCTCAAGCTGATCGAGAGCCTGGAGGAGGTGCAGGAAGCCTATGCGCTCACGGGCGAAGCGGACTACCTCGTCAAGGCGACGATCACCGATCTGAAGGCGCTCTCGCGGCTGCTCAACGAGGTGTTTCTGCCGCACGACAGCGTCGCGCATGTGCGCTCGTCCATCGTTCTCGACCGCTTGAAGCAGACCTCGCAATTGCCGCTTGGGCACCTCATCCCTGCCGAGACGCGTGCTGCGGAGGGCTCCAGGTCGCGAAGGAAAGGTTCATCACAGCGATCTAGACAGTCCAGCTAGCTGAGCGCTGCCGACAGCTTGTGCATCACCCGGTCGAGCACCTTCACTTCTTCGGCGGTGAGCACGCTCAGCAGCTCCGTCTCCCGCGCCAGCGCGAAGGGCACGATCTTGCGATAGAGCGTGCGGCCGGCCGAGGTCAGTGAGACGATCAGCTCACGCCGATCGTCCGGATGATGCTTGCGGCTGGCGACGCCGCGCGCTTCCAGGGCCTGCACGGCGCGGCTGACCTGCATCTTGTCGAGCGTCGTCAGCGGACCGATCTCCTTGGTCGCAATCTCCGCCCGTCCGCCGAGGATCGCAAGCACGCGCCATTCCTGCCGCGTCAGCGCAAAACGCTCGGAATAGACCTCGGCAACGGCGAGCGACACCTGCTCGGCGAGGCGCGCCAGCCGGTACGGAAAATATCGCTGCAGGTCGAGCCCGCCGCCATCCTGCGCCGTGACACGGTCGGCGGCTGCGGCCCGGCCTCGTGCTTCACCCGAACATCCCATCACGCCGTTTCCGCGCCTTTAGGTCCACAGCCAGATTCTTCCGGGCCGATTGATTCAGATCAAATCCAGGAAATAGTAACATCTGATACGAATTTCGCAACCGCAATCCAGGGAGCGAAATCATGAAGATCGAGAAGATCCATCACGTCGCCTATCGCTGCGTCGACGCCAAGGCCACCGTCGCGTTCTACAAGAAGGTCATGAACATGGATCTGCTCGGCGCCATAGCCGAGGACCGCGTGCCTTCGACCAAGGCGCCCGATCCCTA from Bradyrhizobium sp. CCBAU 53351 includes the following:
- the hppD gene encoding 4-hydroxyphenylpyruvate dioxygenase; the encoded protein is MGPFPHDAPPATISAINPAGTDGFEFVEFAHPEPQKLAKLFEQMGYTEVARHKTKDISLWRQGKINYVLNREPNSHAARFVAEHGPCAPAMAWRVVDAKHALKRVLELGGTEYTGNDKSLDVPAVVGIGGSLLYLVETYGAKGSPYSAEYDWIGEVDPAPKGVGFYYLDHLTHNVMRGNMDTWYKFYSQTFNFREIRYFDISGKLTGLTSRALTSPCGKIRIPINESADDKSQIEEYLRQYKGEGIQHIAVGTDDIYAATDAIAGRGLEFMPGPPSIYYDKSFDRVKGHTEPLDRMRKHGILIDGEGVVNGGATRILLQIFSKTVIGPIFFEFIQRKGDDGFGEGNFKALFESIEADQIQRGVLKAS
- a CDS encoding MarR family winged helix-turn-helix transcriptional regulator encodes the protein MGCSGEARGRAAAADRVTAQDGGGLDLQRYFPYRLARLAEQVSLAVAEVYSERFALTRQEWRVLAILGGRAEIATKEIGPLTTLDKMQVSRAVQALEARGVASRKHHPDDRRELIVSLTSAGRTLYRKIVPFALARETELLSVLTAEEVKVLDRVMHKLSAALS
- a CDS encoding Lrp/AsnC family transcriptional regulator translates to MDQFDVKLLQALQSDGRLSNFELADIVGLSASQCSRRRAALEDAGAIASYHAHLDREALGLGIVVFVQVTLATHSPDNSRRFLKLIESLEEVQEAYALTGEADYLVKATITDLKALSRLLNEVFLPHDSVAHVRSSIVLDRLKQTSQLPLGHLIPAETRAAEGSRSRRKGSSQRSRQSS
- a CDS encoding fumarylacetoacetate hydrolase family protein, which translates into the protein MSRPRFISFTRNGSLGYGLLVDRGVIDLSRRHGKRWSSLREVIEDGALQSLAEESAALSADFPVEDIRYEIPVPAPEKIICVGVNFPDRNEEYKDGQAAPSNPSLFIRFPRSFTGHEQALLRPPESPQLDYEGEIVIVIGKGGRRIAQAAALDHIAALSLCNEGTIRDWVRHAKFNVTQGKNFDGTGSIGPWLVPYTDESQLADIRLETRVNGEVRQQDRTSRMIFSFRKIINYISTFTTLVPGDVIVTGTPTGAGARFDPPIWLKPGDVVEVEAEGIGVLRNTVADEA
- the hpaD gene encoding 3,4-dihydroxyphenylacetate 2,3-dioxygenase encodes the protein MALPTPNLYPPFNIVRLSHVEFGVSDLAKSRAFYVDTLGLQVTDESSDAIYLRAMEERGHHCIVLRKSDKIEARDLGFKLFGEEDLDKAVHFFKSKDLPVEWVERPYQSRTFRTRDPHGIPLEFYSKMDRLPPIHQKYALYKGVKPLRIDHFNCFSPNVDESVAFYNEIGFRVTEYTADEETGRLWAAWTHRKGGVHDLAFTNGRGPRLHHTAFWVPTPLNIIDLLDLMATTGWVSNIERGPGRHGISNAFFLYILDPDGHRIEIYCSDYQTVDPDLEPIKWDLKDPQRQTLWGAPAPKSWFEHGSLFAGVAPRDAELAAQPIIAP
- a CDS encoding Rieske 2Fe-2S domain-containing protein, producing MREAAISDAWKSYRGAPAEGAILCEAVDIGEGSLKSIKFGPADFPVLIVRSAGTLVAYVNACPHQYLPLDHRGSNVLSADGAVLRCTNHSAGFRVRDGVGVEGLGQDCVLDAIPIVVDDEGRIRVRAALPT